One Drechmeria coniospora strain ARSEF 6962 chromosome 01, whole genome shotgun sequence genomic region harbors:
- a CDS encoding UPF0016 domain protein — MKLKAKYSPLLLLLPSLTAGLVSRAVAGKGDDTVSVQSSLEPTDGPPVPVKGRLGLPTKDAPVDGKDGKPHLGPFVGNDGAAKDADSKERPPLKDRPEDPTLVDGKKIPESNDGVMFDKNREKPQGFTGTEGGVSEKAKARIAQEGRTGEKAVTHPPSPKEQPPLPHSEEQKLQTDDKSKVKSKDKADDDTDYTGLDVRPTLVPSVSSASSLEHLSANPSEQRPDDLPDTPGDKTRTPPKAVPPPKEKSGKTKGASAESIRKAAGTSDDGIIQPFHSFLLSGTMILVSEIGDKTFLVAALMAMKHDRMVVFSAAFGALLVMTVLSAVLGHAVPTLIPKRLTSFLAAGLFLVFGAKLLREGMQMDPHEGVAAEMREVEQELAEKEKELGRTRRGSISPHALEMGLNGRGTRTKGRLSSPARSPSLSPSRNPSHGSGPLANAFHGIGNLCSFLLSPAWVQTFAMTFLGEWGDRSQIATIAMAAGQDYWWVTLGASCGHAICTGVAVIGGRAIAGRVSLKVVTVGGAVAFLLFAVIYFIEALYA; from the exons ATGAAGCTCAAGGCCAAGTACTCGccgctgctcctgctcctccctTCGCTCACCGCCGGTCTCGTCTCCCGCGCCGTCGCGGGCAAGGGCGACGACACCGTTTCCGTCCAGTCGTCGCTCGAACCCACCGATGGGCCTCCCGTGCCCGTCAAGGGCCGGCTCGGCCTGCCGACCAAGGATgcgcccgtcgacggcaaggacggcaagcCTCATCTGGGCCCCTTtgtcggcaacgacggcgcggccAAGGACGCCGACAGCAAGGAGCGCCCCCCCCTCAAGGATAGGCCCGAGGACCCGACGCTGGTAGACGGCAAGAAGATACCAGAGTCCAACGACGGCGTCATGTTCGACAAGAACCGCGAGAAGCCCCAAGGCTTCACCGGaaccgagggcggcgtctCGGAAAAGGCCAAGGCTCGCATCGCCCAGGAGGGCAGGACGGGCGAGAAGGCGGTGACgcacccgccgtcgcccaagGAGCAGCCCCCGCTGCCGCACAGCGAGGAGCAGAAGCTGCAGACCGACGACAAGAGCAAGGTCAAGAGCAAggacaaggccgacgacgacaccgacTACACCGGGCTCGACGTGCGTCCGACCCTCGTCCCAtccgtctcctccgcctccagCCTCGAGCACCTTTCCGCTAACCCGAGCGAGCAGAGACCCGACGACCTCCCCGACACGCCCGGCGACAAGACGAGGACACCCCCGAaggcggtgccgccgcccaaggaGAAGAGCGGCAAGACCAAGggggcctcggccgagtcgatCAGGAAGGCGGCCGGCACCTCCGACGATGGCATCATCCAGCCCTTCCACTCCTTCCTCCTCTCGGGCACCATGATTCTCGTGTCGGAAATCGGCGACAAGACATTCCTCGTGGCCGCCCTCATGGCCATGAAGCACGATCGCATGgtcgtcttctccgccgccttTGGCGCGCTGCTCGTCATGACGGTCCTgtccgccgtcctcggccacgccgTGCCGACGCTCATCCCCAAGCGCCTGACgagcttcctcgccgccggcctcttcctcgtcttcggcgccAAGCTCCTCCGCGAGGGCATGCAGATGGATCCccacgagggcgtcgccgccgagatgcgcgaggtcgagcaggagctcgccgagaaggaaaaggagcTCGGTCGCACCCGGAGAGGGTCCATCTCGCCGCACGCGCTCGAGATGGGCCTCAACGGCCGCGGCACGAGGACAAAGGGTCGTCTCTCCTCCCCCGCCCGCTCGCCTTCGCTGTCCCCTTCGCGGAACCCCTCGCACGGCTCCGGCCCGCTCGCCAACGCATTCCACGGCATCGGCAACCTCTGCTCCTTTCTGCTGAGCCCCGCCTGGGTGCAAACCTTTGCCATGACCTTCCTGGGCGAGTGGGGCGACCGGAGCCAGATCGccaccatcgccatggccgccggccAGGACTACTGGTGGGTGACGCTGGGCGCGTCGTGCGGCCACGCCATCTgcaccggcgtcgccgtcatcggcggtCGGGCCATCGCTGGCCGCGTGAGTCTCAAAGTTG tcaccgtcggcggcgccgtcgcatTCCTTTTATTCGCCGTCATCTATTTTATCGAAGCTCTGTACGCTTAG
- a CDS encoding WD repeat protein, whose product MRHSHEQERGYAADDASSCEDMLFALDGMPVTDGSMESILEMDDESSVLHLVLPTMLGRFNSLPPPSRRSRPVTTTRRRRRSMVDFDPMDAADGASASQSPHHDETPAGLLTDGDDGFPFIHSMSGSFMNEVEMEFDEDGEDDDDEMDDDVDVAHYRQRRADPVQRIIGLIRPSRGEHTHGGPLTADELVALVRNPDLSNLLFSNPAEEEEFIALWNLRDRGRAKDPNRFPKVPSREGIKLMESGAFGTNSHDGRREARKHPLSVRLLERELGLGDWAQRKRDKDLLTQSMIPGTRADKIIHYDDPVYSGQFSDDGRFFYSCCQDFKVRIYDTSHPTEWEHYKTASFPSGIWTLTDATLSSDNRWLAYTSIQSLVSITSTDPADSADPHILHLEGTGRSGDGNGPESFGIWSIRFSGDGRELIAGTSVDSIVVYDIESRRVLHHIYGHADDVNAVCFADKASPHVFYSGSDDTALKVWDRRSLGSGKEAGAFVGHTEGLTYIDSKSDGRYILSNGKEQSMKLWDIRMAKSSARFRTEKSLRRPSYGAFDYRREQYDDWFWDPHPYDNSVVTFRGHEVLRTLIRCHFSPPFSSNSRYVYSGSANGKVYIWNLDATLAATIDVHKATLNSRRKDNHVRHWFDDPRGWCTCVRDVSWHPTASVIVASAWNGWSMSRGTCTIHAFNESAADEGQGESPLSVDCDLRPNEYLFPVGKK is encoded by the exons ATGAGGCATTCGCACGAGCAAGAAAGAGGGtacgcggccgacgatgcgtcgtcgtgcgAGGACATGCTGTTCGCCCTCGACGGGATGCCCGTGACCGACGGCTCGATGGAGAGCATcctcgagatggacgacgag AGTTCGGTTCTTCACCTCGTGCTTCCCACCATGTTGGGTCGCTTCAAttctctcccccccccctctcgccgctctcgtcccgtcaccaccacccgccgccgccgccgcagcatgGTCGACTTCGACCC catggacgccgccgacggtgcttCCGCTTCCCAGTCCCCGCACCATGACGAGACTCCTGCCGGGCTTCtcaccgacggcgacgatggcttcCCCTTCATCCACTCCATGTCGGGCAGCTTCATGAACGAGGTGGAAATGGAGTttgacgaggatggcgaggatgacgacgacgagatggacgacgacgtcgacgtggcccACTACCGCCAGCGTCGAGCAGATCCCGTGCAACGAATCATCGGCTTGATTCGCCCGTCCC GGGGAGAGCACACGCATGGCGGCCCGctcaccgccgacgagctcgtggCCCTCGTCCGCAACCCGGACCTCAGCAACCTGCTGTTCAGCAAccccgccgaggaggaggagttCATCGCCCTCTGGAACCTCCGGGACAGGGGGCGGGCCAAGGATCCTAACCGGTTCCCCAAGGTGCCCAGCCGTGAGGGCATCAAGCTGATGGAGAGTGGCGCCTTTGGCACCAACAGccatgacggccgccgcgaggctCGAAAGCATCCCCTCTCCGTGCGTCTGCTCGAGCGTGAGCTGGGCCTCGGAGATTGGGCGCAACGGAAACGGGACAAGGACCTCCTGACCCAG TCCATGATACCCGGCACGAGAGCCGACAAGATCATCCACTACGACGATCCCGTCTACTCGGGCCAGTTCTCGGACGACGGTCGCTTCTTCTACTCTTGCTGCCAAGATTTCAAGGTGCGCATCTACGACACCTCCCACCCCACCGAGTGGGAGCACTACAAGACGGCGTCCTTTCCTTCCGGCATCTGGACCCTGACCGACGCGACGCTGAGCTCCGACAATCGTTGGCTCGCGTACACGTCGATCCAGAGCCTCGTCTCCATCACCTCGACGGACCCGGCCGACAGCGCCGACCCGCACATCCTCCACCTCGAAGGGACCGGCCGAtcgggcgacggcaacggtcCCGAATCCTTTGGCATCTGGTCCATCCGATTCTCGGGCGATGGCAGAgagctcatcgccggcaCGAGCGTCGACTCCATCGTCGTCTACGACATCGAGTCGCGCCGCGTGCTCCATCACATCTACggccacgccgacgacgtcaacgCCGTCTGCTTCGCCGACAAGGCATCCCCCCACGTCTTCTACTCCGGCTCCGACGACACCGCCCTCAAGGTGTGGGACCGAAGGAGCTTGGGCTCCGGCAAGGAAGCCGGCGCCTTTGTCGGCCACACCGAAGGCTTGACCTACATCGACAGCAAATCGGACGGCCGCTACATTCTGAGCAACGGCAAGGAGCAGAGCATGAAGCTGTGGGACATTCGCATGGCCAAGTCGTCGGCCCGATTCCGCACCGAGAAATCGTTGCGCCGTCCGAGCTACGGCGCCTTCGACTACCGCCGGGAGCAGTACGACGACTGGTTCTGGGATCCTCACCCGTACGACAATTCCGTCGTCACCTTTCGGGGCCACGAGGTGCTCCGCACCCTGATCCGATGCCACTTCTCGCCGCCCTTTTCCTCCAACTCCCGCTACGTCTACTCGGGCAGCGCCAACGGCAAGGTCTACATCTGGAACCTCGACGCCACCCTGGCGGCCACCATCGACGTGCACAAGGCGACGTTGAATTCGAGGCGCAAGGATAATCACGTCCGTCACTGGTTCGACGACCCGCGAGGATGGTGCACCTGCGTCCGCGACGTGAGCTGGCAcccgacggcctcggtcaTTGTCG CCTCGGCCTGGAACGGATGGAGCATGTCTCGCGGCACCTGCACGATCCACGCCTTCAACGAATCGGCCGCGGACGAGGGGCAGGGGGAGTCGCCGCTGAGTGTCGACTGCGACCTGCGGCCGAACGAGTATTTATTCCCCGTCGGTAAGAAATGA
- a CDS encoding putative programed cell death protein, whose product MADSELEQIRQARLAQLRAQGAGAGIGPGSVDDEPQKQKQQQMEARQHMLSQILHPEAADRLGRIRLVKEKRATEIEDRLISLAQRGQLRQKVTEAQLKELLNAESNGKGAEKIVVSRRKGWDEDDDLIGL is encoded by the exons atggccgatTCCGAACTCGAGCAG ATCCGGCAGGCTCGTCTCGCCCAGCTCAGGGCgcagggcgccggcgccggtaTTGGccccggcagcgtcgacgatgaaCCCCAAAAGCAAAA GCAGCAGCAGATGGAGGCCCGGCAGCACATGCTCAGCCAGATCCTGCAccccgaggcggccgaccgACTGGGCCGCATCCGGCTCGTCAAGGAGAAGCGGGCCACGGAGATTGAGGACCGGCTCATCTCGCTTGCGCAGAGGGGCCAGCTGCGGCAGAAGGTGACGGAGGCGCAGCTCAAGGAGCTGCTCAACGCCGAGTCGAACGGCAAGGGCGCCGAGAAGATTGTCGTGAGCAGGCGCAAGGGCtgggacgaggatgacgacctGATCGGCCTGTAA
- a CDS encoding 2-dehydropantoate 2-reductase yields MDELDGDYVSKLLSLPQAATSAVDADGICQRHSHAFNPLPNHSQHLGVENQTLRIHRRPHRILIVILVLMRRAGRARPSSVVKVADSSPLRLSARILHSHCRWTLDSLTTGRVARQRRRYGTVATSSGRAELREPMLADDATNTRRPWAGARPSDHAPVKSRSAPRFYVPSVLLPPEAAKSPTVHKIHILGEDERSKFIAHALSGVYDSVEMLGWRDNVSNKYRNVQRPRSGGGGGGRRATCKLEPNLALPRVFAKEADDSPIERLVVTGRGQEAAAAIRSVKNRLSEDTTICLMNDGLGVLEDVRRKIFDGSAEASPNFLLGHMSHRLVFNRTYDSVKQLRGGETKLAHGELAASARKRQAPRKIERRSNFVRTMQEAADLHSSLTSYDQWLRFKLPSVIFDSVVEPVCVLLEIPYEGLLQNRPAQRMMHNLLAEIITVVENMPEIEGSSIMQDYLRGKGIHKLMHGRIVAKRSQPSQLVRRIDHGLPTDVEYLNGYFLRRGRKLGLDLRMNVLMADMIKAKHSQAIERLNSYVPIEETSIPSDASFRYRTLPHAYDT; encoded by the exons ATGGACGAGTTGGATGGCGATTATGTCAGCAAACTCCTCTCATT GCCTCAAGCAGCAACAAGTGCCGTCGATGCTGACGGTATCTGCCAACGACACTCGCACGCATTCAACCCCTTGCCGAACCATTCTCAGCATCTTGGCGTCGAAAATCAAACTCTCCGCATCCACCGCCGGCCGCACCGCatcctcatcgtcatcctcgttcTCATgcgccgagctggccg cgctcggccgtcgtcagtCGTCAAGGTGGCCGACTCAAGTCCGCTGCGGTTATCCGCACGAATACTTCACAGCCATTGTCGATGGACCCTAGATAGCCTGACCACCGGCCGGGTGGCCCGACAGCGGCGGCGCTACGGCACGGTCGCGACCAGCTCCGGCCGAGCAGAGTTGCGCGAGCCgatgctcgccgacgatgcgacaAACACCCGGCGGCCCTGGGCAGGAGCACGACCTTCCGACCATGCCCCTGTCAAGTCGCGCTCGGCTCCTCGGTTCTACGTACCGTCGGTCCTGCTGCCGCCCGAAGCCGCCAAGTCGCCGACGGTGCACAAGATTCACAttctcggcgaggacgaacgATCCAAGTTCATCGCCCACGCCTTGTCGGGCGTCTACGACTCGGTCGAGATGCTCGGCTGGCGGGACAATGTGTCGAATAAATATCGCAATGTCCAACGGCCAaggtccggcggcggcggcggcggccggcgtgcCACCTGCAAGCTGGAGCCGAACCTGGCCCTCCCTCGGGTCTTCGCcaaggaagccgacgacTCTCCCATCGAGCGTCTGGTCGTGACGGGAAGGGGACAGGAAGCCGCGGCGGCCATTCGGTCGGTCAAGAATCGATTGAGCGAAGACACGACGATATGTCTCATgaacgacggcctcggcgtcctcgaggatGTGAGGAGAAAGATTTTCGACGGGTCCGCCGAGGCGAGTCCAAACTTTCTCCTAGGCCACATGAGCCATCGTCTTGTTTTCAACCGCACCTACGATTCCGTCAAGCAGCTCAGAGGCGGGGAGACGAAGCTCGCgcacggcgagctcgcggcgAGCGCAAGAAAGCGTCAGGCACCGCGCAAGATCGAGAGGCGGTCCAACTTTGTCCGAACAATGCAGGAAGCCGCCGACCTCCATTCATCCTTGACCTCGTACGACCAGTGGCTACGATTCAAGCTGCCGTCCGTCATCTTCGACTCCGTCGTCGAACCCGTCTGCGTCTTGCTCGAAATCCCCTACGAGGGGCTGCTGCAGAACCGCCCGGCGCAGCGGATGATGCACAATCTCCTGGCCGAGATCATCACCGTCGTGGAAAACATGCCCGAGATTGAAGGATCCTCCATCATGCAGGACTACCTCCGCGGCAAGGGCATCCACAAGCTCATGCACGGCAGAATAGTGGCCAAGCGCTCGCAGCCGAGCCAGCTGGTCAGGCGCATCGACCATGGTCTCCCGACAGATGTCGAGTATCTCAACGGCTACTTCTTGCGTCGGGGTCGGAAGTTGGGACTCGATCTTCGCATGAACGTGTTGATGGCGGATATGATCAAGGCGAAGCACTCGCAGGCCATCGAGAGGCTCAACTCGTACGTCCCGATCGAGGAGACGTCCATACCGAGCGACGCCTCCTTTCGGTACCGGACTTTGCCGCACGCGTACGACACGTAA